In Phycodurus eques isolate BA_2022a chromosome 10, UOR_Pequ_1.1, whole genome shotgun sequence, a genomic segment contains:
- the mst1rb gene encoding macrophage-stimulating protein receptor isoform X1, which produces MASLTPQWGTCVWLQTLLAFALAKCPSLAPNPVNFSVVYTMPFFQACGPIQNIVNNSLYQEVYVASQNVIEAVNRSLEKTWGLRTGPVGSPECQVCDLCQIDKDPNFLENTNNQVLLLDTLFMYLYSCGSSQYGVCYFHQLNGNGEPPSVSKCLFRADSNSAAYCPDCVASPLGTKVTMVEEGQTVYFFVAATVNESVTQRYGRKSISVRRPLGTQDGFYSDVRGLTVLPGLRRTYHIEYVYSFFTQEFVYFLSVQRESPDQESSSFQTRLGRLPRNEWEMKRYREVILECRFEPKRRRRNVVSEPYKDVVYNVVQAAHFGKAGRELAEELGAEEEDDILYGVFAVTDDNGLTEHDSALCAFPMDNVNEAIADGVDDCCESGPEQLSRGLCHFQPCESCPHESMENNATCRDHPTMVSQPYYRVDLFNRQMTNVLLTSLLVTTIDNKTVAHIGTSTGRLLQLVLTRSSPIIFANYSLVENQRISSIAAVYSSEYLLFVVGDKMLRVPQRGPGCQHFLTCAMCLTAPKFMGCGWCSGVCSWESECSCHWRNESCPPRITGFFPRTAPHDGQTELTVCGWEFQSPLRPAISSRTHLVRLGQTSCTVLPVKSNNTHMVCKIRSGATDLSKPVNITVEVHENEGGMKVEGRYAIDGKAEMPGFRFLIPNITEIQPNYGPRTGGTLITVTGAHLDAGRTRRVTLNDVPCPIKRVTKPKGNMSSIICLSQPISEVRDVPLSVFIDKAPVVTTKVFYYKENPKITAVLPDCSFDRGSNIMIEGENLDSVYRTIIHFKPNESHLKTVTRECIGKALSSRMECVTPVFPRDETEEGELSFDMDGAVGLWKKEFSYHPYGEPIPFETEGHELHLYPGFDEVSLHHQKLNLVSSCMTIIMTVAGVDCDAKVLDNEITCRIPKNITIPSEGLPVKISINGQVHNVGTVIRVSNHTMVGIVLGILAALVAGAVLAFVVMKHLRKKKKASMVESRLGHSACRSGTNNVEMSPVGDYRRVSLNPPTPIVGPVAFPSLAYTAGSIDVTLTPLMAAEKISISSFRPELLEEVKDVLIPAEMLLVQHHRIIGKGHFGTVYHGYFTDHSSREIHCAVKSLNRITDVEEVEQFLKEGIIMKGFHHINVLSLLGILLPQEGLPLVVLPYMKHGDLRHFIRCEKRNPTVKDLIGFGLQVAKGMEYLAQKKFVHRDLAARNCMLDESYVVKVADFGMARDVFDKEYYSIQDHRKAKLPVKWMAIESLRTQKFTSKSDVWSFGVLMWEMLTRGASPYPEVDPYDITHYLLKGRRLPQPQFCPDPLYSIMLECWDPDPELRPNFATLVSAVTTIISSLEGEHYISLNVTYVNLDQPRPYPALTESADECNSTDADSDSG; this is translated from the exons ATGGCCAGCTTGACCCCCCAGTGGGGGACATGTGTCTGGCTTCAGACTCTGCTGGCCTTTGCATTGGCCAAATGTCCCTCATTGGCCCCAAACCCAGTCAACTTCTCTGTGGTTTACACCATGCCGTTTTTCCAAGCCTGTGGCCCTATTCAGAACATTGTCAACAACTCACTGTACCAGGAGGTGTACGTAGCCTCTCAAAATGTGATCGAAGCTGTCAACAGAAGCTTGGAGAAGACATGGGGGCTTCGCACTGGGCCGGTAGGAAGTCCAGAGTGTCAGGTTTGTGATCTGTGTCAGATTGACAAAGATCCCAACTTCTTGGAGAACACAAACAATCAGGTGTTGTTGTTGGACACCCtctttatgtatttgtattccTGTGGAAGTTCCCAATACGGCGTGTGCTATTTCCACCAACTCAACGGCAACGGAGAGCCACCGTCTGTTTCTAAGTGTTTGTTTCGAGCTGATTCAAACTCTGCTGCCTACTGTCCTGACTGTGTCGCCAGCCCTCTTGGAACCAAAGTCACCATGGTGGAGGAGGGTCAGACGGTCTATTTCTTTGTTGCCGCCACTGTTAATGAAAGTGTGACTCAGCGCTATGGCAGGAAGTCTATATCAGTGCGTCGACCATTGGGAACACAAGATGGCTTCTACAGTGATGTTCGTGGCCTGACAGTACTTCCTGGGCTTAGGAGGACTTACCACATTGAAtatgtgtacagctttttcactCAGGAGTTTGTATACTTCCTCTCAGTTCAAAGAGAGAGCCCGGACCAGGAATCATCTTCCTTTCAAACTCGCCTCGGTCGTCTTCCGCGGAATGAATGGGAGATGAAACGATATCGCGAGGTCATCCTAGAATGTCGTTTTGAACCTAAACGACGGAGGAGGAACGTGGTCAGTGAACCCTACAAGGATGTGGTGTACAATGTAGTTCAGGCAGCACATTTTGGCAAAGCAGGCAGGGAGCTGGCGGAAGAGTTGGgggcagaggaggaggatgacatCCTCTATGGGGTCTTCGCTGTCACGGATGACAATGGACTTACGGAGCATGATTCAGCCCTCTGTGCCTTCCCCATGGACAATGTGAACGAAGCAATCGCTGACGGGGTGGATGACTGCTGTGAATCTGGACCAGAGCAACTCTCCAGGGGACTTTGCCATTTCCAGCCCTGTGAAAGCTGTCCTCATGAG AGCATGGAGAACAACGCCACATGCAGAGACCATCCAACCATGGTTTCACAGCCCTACTACAGAGTGGACCTATTCAACCGACAAATGACAAACGTCCTTCTCACCTCTCTGTTGGTGACCACAATTGACAACAAGACTGTTGCCCATATCGGTACCTCGACGGGTCGACTGCTGCAG CTTGTGCTGACAAGATCGAGTCCGATTATCTTTGCTAATTATTCTTTGGTAGAGAACCAAAGGATCTCATCCATTGCTGCAGTGTACTCATCAGAGTATCTCCTCTTTGTGGTTGGAGACAAG ATGTTGCGGGTCCCCCAGAGAGGACCAGGATGTCAACATTTCCTGACTTGTGCAATGTGCCTGACAGCCCCTAAGTTCATGGGCTGTGGCTGGTGCTCAGGGGTGTGTTCATGGGAGAGCGAGTGCTCATGTCACTGGAGGAATGAGTCCTGCCCACCACGGATCACTGGG TTCTTTCCACGGACTGCTCCCCATGATGGTCAAACAGAGTTAACAGTGTGTGGATGGGAGTTCCAGTCACCCCTAAGACCTGCTATTAGCTCTAGAACCCACCTTGTTAGACTGGGACAGACATCGTGTACTGTGCTTCCTGTCAAGAGTAACAACACACA catggtGTGTAAGATTCGCTCTGGGGCCACTGACCTGTCAAAACCAGTCAACATTACAGTAGAAGTGCATGAGAATGAGGGAGGCATGAAGGTGGAGGGACGCTATGCTATTGACGGGAAGGCAGAAATGCCTGGCTTTAGATTTCTG ATCCCCAACATCACAGAGATCCAGCCAAACTATGGGCCTCGCACCGGGGGCACATTGATCACAGTGACAGGAGCACACTTGGATGCCGGAAGGACCAGGAGAGTCACACTCAATGATGTGCCTTGTCCTATAAAAAG AGTCACAAAGCCTAAAGGCAATATGTCCTCCATCATCTGTCTGTCCCAGCCTATCTCAGAGGTGAGGGACGTACCTCTCAGTGTATTCATCGACAAGGCTCCTGTTGTCACAACAAAGgtcttttactacaaagaaAACCCCAAGATTACAGCCGTCCTACCCGACTGTAGCTTTGACAG AGGGTCAAATATTATGATTGAAGGAGAGAACCTGGATTCTGTTTATCGTACCATCATCCACTTTAAACCCAATGAGAGCCACCTGAAGACTGTGACAagg GAGTGCATCGGCAAGGCCTTGTCCTCAAGAATGGAATGTGTCACTCCTGTATTTCCAAGGGATGAGACAGAGGAAGGGGAGCTTTCCTTTGACATGGACGGAGCAGTTGGACTTTGGAAAAAAGAGTTTTCCTACCACCCTTATGGCGAGCCAATACCCTTTGAAACAGAGGGACATGAGCTGCATTTGTACCCTGGGTTTGATGAAGTTTCACTACAT CATCAGAAATTAAACCTGGTTAGCTCCTGCATGACCATCATTATGACGGTGGCGGGTGTTGATTGTGATGCTAAAGTCCTGGATAATGAGATCACCTGTAGGATACCCAAAAACATAACCATCCCCAGTGAGGGACTGCCTGTGAAG ATCTCCATTAACGGACAGGTCCATAATGTGGGCACAGTAATAAGGGTCAGCAACCACACCATGGTGGGGATAGTGCTGGGGATCCTAGCGGCTCTGGTGGCTGGTGCAGTGCTGGCCTTCGTTGTCATGAAGCActtgaggaagaaaaagaaag CATCCATGGTGGAGAGCCGTTTGGGCCACAGTGCTTGCCGCTCTGGGACAAATAATGTCGAGATGTCACCGGTTGGGGACTACAGGAGAG TATCCCTGAATCCCCCGACTCCCATTGTTGGGCCTGTGGCCTTCCCCAGCCTGGCCTATACTGCAGGCAGTATAGACGTTACTCTCACTCCTCTAATGGCTGCAGAGAAAATTTCCATTTCCAGTTTTAGGCCAGAGTTATTGGAGGAGGTTAAGGATGTTCTTATTCCTGCTGAAATGCTCCTTGTGCAACACCATCGGATCATTGGGAAGG GTCATTTTGGAACAGTCTATCATGGCTACTTCACAGACCACAGCAGCAGAGAAATACACTGTGCAGTCAAGTCTTTGAATA GAATAACAGATGTTGAGGAGGTGGAGCAGTTTCTGAAGGAAGGTATCATAATGAAGGGTTTCCATCACATCAATGTGCTGTCTCTGCTGGGCATCCTCCTGCCACAAGAAGGTCTTCCTCTGGTGGTTCTGCCATATATGAAACATGGAGATCTGCGCCACTTCATTCGCTGCGAGAAGAGG aACCCAACCGTGAAGGATCTTATCGGTTTCGGACTGCAGGTTGCCAAGGGGATGGAGTatttagctcagaagaagtttGTTCACAGAGATCTCGCAGCACGCAACTGCAT GCTGGATGAGTCTTATGTAGTCAAGGTGGCAGACTTTGGCATGGCCAGAGATGTTTTTGATAAGGAGTACTACAGTATTCAAGATCACAGAAAGGCTAAACTGCCAGTCAAATGGATGGCTATTGAGAGTCTACGGACACAGAAATTCACTTCTAAGTCTGATGTG
- the mst1rb gene encoding macrophage-stimulating protein receptor isoform X3 — protein MASLTPQWGTCVWLQTLLAFALAKCPSLAPNPVNFSVVYTMPFFQACGPIQNIVNNSLYQEVYVASQNVIEAVNRSLEKTWGLRTGPVGSPECQVCDLCQIDKDPNFLENTNNQVLLLDTLFMYLYSCGSSQYGVCYFHQLNGNGEPPSVSKCLFRADSNSAAYCPDCVASPLGTKVTMVEEGQTVYFFVAATVNESVTQRYGRKSISVRRPLGTQDGFYSDVRGLTVLPGLRRTYHIEYVYSFFTQEFVYFLSVQRESPDQESSSFQTRLGRLPRNEWEMKRYREVILECRFEPKRRRRNVVSEPYKDVVYNVVQAAHFGKAGRELAEELGAEEEDDILYGVFAVTDDNGLTEHDSALCAFPMDNVNEAIADGVDDCCESGPEQLSRGLCHFQPCESCPHESMENNATCRDHPTMVSQPYYRVDLFNRQMTNVLLTSLLVTTIDNKTVAHIGTSTGRLLQLVLTRSSPIIFANYSLVENQRISSIAAVYSSEYLLFVVGDKMLRVPQRGPGCQHFLTCAMCLTAPKFMGCGWCSGVCSWESECSCHWRNESCPPRITGFFPRTAPHDGQTELTVCGWEFQSPLRPAISSRTHLVRLGQTSCTVLPVKSNNTHMVCKIRSGATDLSKPVNITVEVHENEGGMKVEGRYAIDGKAEMPGFRFLIPNITEIQPNYGPRTGGTLITVTGAHLDAGRTRRVTLNDVPCPIKRVTKPKGNMSSIICLSQPISEVRDVPLSVFIDKAPVVTTKVFYYKENPKITAVLPDCSFDRGSNIMIEGENLDSVYRTIIHFKPNESHLKTVTRECIGKALSSRMECVTPVFPRDETEEGELSFDMDGAVGLWKKEFSYHPYGEPIPFETEGHELHLYPGFDEVSLHISINGQVHNVGTVIRVSNHTMVGIVLGILAALVAGAVLAFVVMKHLRKKKKASMVESRLGHSACRSGTNNVEMSPVGDYRRVSLNPPTPIVGPVAFPSLAYTAGSIDVTLTPLMAAEKISISSFRPELLEEVKDVLIPAEMLLVQHHRIIGKGHFGTVYHGYFTDHSSREIHCAVKSLNRITDVEEVEQFLKEGIIMKGFHHINVLSLLGILLPQEGLPLVVLPYMKHGDLRHFIRCEKRNPTVKDLIGFGLQVAKGMEYLAQKKFVHRDLAARNCMLDESYVVKVADFGMARDVFDKEYYSIQDHRKAKLPVKWMAIESLRTQKFTSKSDVWSFGVLMWEMLTRGASPYPEVDPYDITHYLLKGRRLPQPQFCPDPLYSIMLECWDPDPELRPNFATLVSAVTTIISSLEGEHYISLNVTYVNLDQPRPYPALTESADECNSTDADSDSG, from the exons ATGGCCAGCTTGACCCCCCAGTGGGGGACATGTGTCTGGCTTCAGACTCTGCTGGCCTTTGCATTGGCCAAATGTCCCTCATTGGCCCCAAACCCAGTCAACTTCTCTGTGGTTTACACCATGCCGTTTTTCCAAGCCTGTGGCCCTATTCAGAACATTGTCAACAACTCACTGTACCAGGAGGTGTACGTAGCCTCTCAAAATGTGATCGAAGCTGTCAACAGAAGCTTGGAGAAGACATGGGGGCTTCGCACTGGGCCGGTAGGAAGTCCAGAGTGTCAGGTTTGTGATCTGTGTCAGATTGACAAAGATCCCAACTTCTTGGAGAACACAAACAATCAGGTGTTGTTGTTGGACACCCtctttatgtatttgtattccTGTGGAAGTTCCCAATACGGCGTGTGCTATTTCCACCAACTCAACGGCAACGGAGAGCCACCGTCTGTTTCTAAGTGTTTGTTTCGAGCTGATTCAAACTCTGCTGCCTACTGTCCTGACTGTGTCGCCAGCCCTCTTGGAACCAAAGTCACCATGGTGGAGGAGGGTCAGACGGTCTATTTCTTTGTTGCCGCCACTGTTAATGAAAGTGTGACTCAGCGCTATGGCAGGAAGTCTATATCAGTGCGTCGACCATTGGGAACACAAGATGGCTTCTACAGTGATGTTCGTGGCCTGACAGTACTTCCTGGGCTTAGGAGGACTTACCACATTGAAtatgtgtacagctttttcactCAGGAGTTTGTATACTTCCTCTCAGTTCAAAGAGAGAGCCCGGACCAGGAATCATCTTCCTTTCAAACTCGCCTCGGTCGTCTTCCGCGGAATGAATGGGAGATGAAACGATATCGCGAGGTCATCCTAGAATGTCGTTTTGAACCTAAACGACGGAGGAGGAACGTGGTCAGTGAACCCTACAAGGATGTGGTGTACAATGTAGTTCAGGCAGCACATTTTGGCAAAGCAGGCAGGGAGCTGGCGGAAGAGTTGGgggcagaggaggaggatgacatCCTCTATGGGGTCTTCGCTGTCACGGATGACAATGGACTTACGGAGCATGATTCAGCCCTCTGTGCCTTCCCCATGGACAATGTGAACGAAGCAATCGCTGACGGGGTGGATGACTGCTGTGAATCTGGACCAGAGCAACTCTCCAGGGGACTTTGCCATTTCCAGCCCTGTGAAAGCTGTCCTCATGAG AGCATGGAGAACAACGCCACATGCAGAGACCATCCAACCATGGTTTCACAGCCCTACTACAGAGTGGACCTATTCAACCGACAAATGACAAACGTCCTTCTCACCTCTCTGTTGGTGACCACAATTGACAACAAGACTGTTGCCCATATCGGTACCTCGACGGGTCGACTGCTGCAG CTTGTGCTGACAAGATCGAGTCCGATTATCTTTGCTAATTATTCTTTGGTAGAGAACCAAAGGATCTCATCCATTGCTGCAGTGTACTCATCAGAGTATCTCCTCTTTGTGGTTGGAGACAAG ATGTTGCGGGTCCCCCAGAGAGGACCAGGATGTCAACATTTCCTGACTTGTGCAATGTGCCTGACAGCCCCTAAGTTCATGGGCTGTGGCTGGTGCTCAGGGGTGTGTTCATGGGAGAGCGAGTGCTCATGTCACTGGAGGAATGAGTCCTGCCCACCACGGATCACTGGG TTCTTTCCACGGACTGCTCCCCATGATGGTCAAACAGAGTTAACAGTGTGTGGATGGGAGTTCCAGTCACCCCTAAGACCTGCTATTAGCTCTAGAACCCACCTTGTTAGACTGGGACAGACATCGTGTACTGTGCTTCCTGTCAAGAGTAACAACACACA catggtGTGTAAGATTCGCTCTGGGGCCACTGACCTGTCAAAACCAGTCAACATTACAGTAGAAGTGCATGAGAATGAGGGAGGCATGAAGGTGGAGGGACGCTATGCTATTGACGGGAAGGCAGAAATGCCTGGCTTTAGATTTCTG ATCCCCAACATCACAGAGATCCAGCCAAACTATGGGCCTCGCACCGGGGGCACATTGATCACAGTGACAGGAGCACACTTGGATGCCGGAAGGACCAGGAGAGTCACACTCAATGATGTGCCTTGTCCTATAAAAAG AGTCACAAAGCCTAAAGGCAATATGTCCTCCATCATCTGTCTGTCCCAGCCTATCTCAGAGGTGAGGGACGTACCTCTCAGTGTATTCATCGACAAGGCTCCTGTTGTCACAACAAAGgtcttttactacaaagaaAACCCCAAGATTACAGCCGTCCTACCCGACTGTAGCTTTGACAG AGGGTCAAATATTATGATTGAAGGAGAGAACCTGGATTCTGTTTATCGTACCATCATCCACTTTAAACCCAATGAGAGCCACCTGAAGACTGTGACAagg GAGTGCATCGGCAAGGCCTTGTCCTCAAGAATGGAATGTGTCACTCCTGTATTTCCAAGGGATGAGACAGAGGAAGGGGAGCTTTCCTTTGACATGGACGGAGCAGTTGGACTTTGGAAAAAAGAGTTTTCCTACCACCCTTATGGCGAGCCAATACCCTTTGAAACAGAGGGACATGAGCTGCATTTGTACCCTGGGTTTGATGAAGTTTCACTACAT ATCTCCATTAACGGACAGGTCCATAATGTGGGCACAGTAATAAGGGTCAGCAACCACACCATGGTGGGGATAGTGCTGGGGATCCTAGCGGCTCTGGTGGCTGGTGCAGTGCTGGCCTTCGTTGTCATGAAGCActtgaggaagaaaaagaaag CATCCATGGTGGAGAGCCGTTTGGGCCACAGTGCTTGCCGCTCTGGGACAAATAATGTCGAGATGTCACCGGTTGGGGACTACAGGAGAG TATCCCTGAATCCCCCGACTCCCATTGTTGGGCCTGTGGCCTTCCCCAGCCTGGCCTATACTGCAGGCAGTATAGACGTTACTCTCACTCCTCTAATGGCTGCAGAGAAAATTTCCATTTCCAGTTTTAGGCCAGAGTTATTGGAGGAGGTTAAGGATGTTCTTATTCCTGCTGAAATGCTCCTTGTGCAACACCATCGGATCATTGGGAAGG GTCATTTTGGAACAGTCTATCATGGCTACTTCACAGACCACAGCAGCAGAGAAATACACTGTGCAGTCAAGTCTTTGAATA GAATAACAGATGTTGAGGAGGTGGAGCAGTTTCTGAAGGAAGGTATCATAATGAAGGGTTTCCATCACATCAATGTGCTGTCTCTGCTGGGCATCCTCCTGCCACAAGAAGGTCTTCCTCTGGTGGTTCTGCCATATATGAAACATGGAGATCTGCGCCACTTCATTCGCTGCGAGAAGAGG aACCCAACCGTGAAGGATCTTATCGGTTTCGGACTGCAGGTTGCCAAGGGGATGGAGTatttagctcagaagaagtttGTTCACAGAGATCTCGCAGCACGCAACTGCAT GCTGGATGAGTCTTATGTAGTCAAGGTGGCAGACTTTGGCATGGCCAGAGATGTTTTTGATAAGGAGTACTACAGTATTCAAGATCACAGAAAGGCTAAACTGCCAGTCAAATGGATGGCTATTGAGAGTCTACGGACACAGAAATTCACTTCTAAGTCTGATGTG